Proteins encoded within one genomic window of Dyadobacter chenhuakuii:
- a CDS encoding transketolase family protein, with amino-acid sequence MDSTVDATIENIAVAQQTNLEVFSGVLQLLAETDKDIIVVTSDSRGSGKLVPFGQKFPEQIIEVGIAEQNLVGVAAGIASTGKKVFAVSPACFLTARALEQIKNDVAYSNNPVTLVGISAGVSYGALGSTHHSLHDFAVLRTIHNLIIVAPADNFEAEQAVKLAAVTDLPVYIRFGKKSMPLLSAEKSFEFGKGRIIREGSDLTIVATGETVEHACAAAQNLEQEFNITTTIVSMHTIKPLDYNLLAEIAASGKPIITVEEHSVYGGLGEACASFLFQNNFRNPFKIMGIPDEYTVTGSQQEIFNHYGISKEGITQAALALLGE; translated from the coding sequence ATGGATAGCACGGTGGATGCGACTATTGAAAACATTGCGGTTGCGCAACAGACCAACCTGGAAGTTTTTTCGGGCGTTTTGCAGCTGCTGGCAGAGACGGACAAGGACATTATCGTCGTAACCAGCGACTCGCGGGGGTCGGGAAAGCTTGTTCCTTTTGGCCAGAAATTTCCGGAGCAGATCATTGAAGTTGGCATTGCGGAGCAAAATCTTGTAGGAGTTGCGGCCGGCATTGCCTCGACTGGAAAAAAGGTTTTTGCGGTTTCGCCAGCTTGTTTTCTCACAGCCCGCGCTTTGGAACAGATCAAAAATGACGTTGCTTATTCCAATAATCCCGTAACGCTCGTGGGCATCAGTGCCGGTGTGAGTTACGGTGCATTAGGCTCTACACACCACAGTTTGCACGATTTTGCGGTGTTAAGGACCATTCATAACCTCATTATCGTGGCCCCGGCCGATAATTTTGAAGCGGAACAGGCCGTGAAGCTCGCAGCAGTAACCGACCTGCCGGTTTACATTCGTTTCGGCAAAAAATCAATGCCTTTACTGTCTGCCGAAAAATCATTTGAATTTGGAAAAGGCCGCATAATCCGGGAGGGAAGCGACCTGACCATCGTTGCCACGGGTGAAACTGTAGAACATGCCTGCGCCGCAGCACAAAACCTCGAACAGGAATTTAACATTACCACGACCATTGTGAGTATGCACACGATCAAGCCTTTGGATTACAATCTGTTAGCTGAGATCGCTGCTTCGGGAAAACCCATCATTACCGTGGAAGAACACAGTGTGTATGGCGGCTTAGGGGAGGCTTGCGCTTCATTTTTATTCCAGAATAACTTTCGTAACCCTTTCAAAATCATGGGTATACCCGATGAATATACGGTTACAGGCTCCCAGCAGGAGATCTTCAATCATTATGGGATTTCGAAGGAGGGTATTACGCAGGCTGCACTTGCCCTTTTGGGGGAATAA
- a CDS encoding PA14 domain-containing protein, with the protein MMPIPIFAKKLLSAVLILYAPLAFAKSDMQSLPFDTLKLDNLEQFGSPDNKTWHIAGNVSADRKQTGNLDETKGKGILVYKPLKQNHPLTSKAQFGNSDIELDFLLSKGASFQILLHDRYGIKITDDWMKEVNPGAKAPGLWQHLAIQFQAPVLDKDGKEKQPARFKKILLNGQEFVNRAEKRSINTRGKNSNYSLTFIGNDLPFAIRNIRYKTYNGDLIRISDTKFKVYQGLHKNPDTLVSLQPKRTGATDTLSHLVGDRKSQLAMEGIMDIPRDGDYLFKMIAGGGAWFYLDGKRIIDNKGTRDFERAFYAKHPLKKGKYPFKIIYSNSDECLVLHYEGPQIPWQSLTTPASMRVSERFEPLEYEVKNRPAMQRGFMMHRNEINPYTASVGIPASTSAKEKSGNNYAYDMKRYNLLSAWHGRFIDVSNLWTERGEKQLEIPLGAKLELAQKPLLANLSSPKAPWPDSAQTAEGVFTNRGYKLTNSGLPIYFYTLNGTTVEDLIRAAIDNAGLTREIKTVSKPGSNAYLLLAEGRVIEQTNGGGYAVDDKSYYIENLETGGVKPILRLDNGRQQLILPVQKDTLTIKYNIIW; encoded by the coding sequence ATGATGCCTATCCCAATATTCGCCAAAAAGCTCCTGTCAGCGGTTTTGATTTTGTACGCACCGCTCGCCTTCGCGAAATCCGACATGCAAAGCCTTCCATTCGATACATTAAAGCTGGATAATCTGGAACAATTCGGCAGTCCGGATAACAAAACCTGGCATATCGCGGGCAATGTGTCCGCCGACCGGAAGCAAACGGGAAACCTTGACGAGACGAAGGGAAAGGGAATTTTGGTTTATAAACCTTTGAAACAGAATCATCCACTCACCAGCAAAGCACAGTTTGGTAATTCCGATATTGAGCTGGATTTCCTTTTGTCTAAGGGCGCATCTTTCCAAATTCTGCTCCATGATCGCTATGGCATCAAAATCACGGATGATTGGATGAAGGAAGTCAATCCCGGAGCCAAAGCGCCTGGTCTGTGGCAACATTTAGCGATCCAATTTCAAGCGCCGGTTTTAGATAAAGATGGAAAAGAAAAGCAACCGGCACGCTTCAAGAAGATCTTGCTGAATGGCCAGGAATTTGTTAATAGGGCTGAGAAACGAAGCATTAATACGCGTGGGAAAAATTCAAATTACTCATTGACATTTATAGGAAACGATCTGCCCTTTGCGATCAGGAACATTCGATATAAAACCTACAACGGGGATTTGATCCGCATATCCGATACGAAATTCAAGGTTTATCAGGGCCTGCACAAAAATCCTGACACACTGGTATCGCTGCAACCCAAACGCACCGGCGCGACGGACACCCTTTCGCATTTGGTTGGCGACCGTAAATCGCAGCTGGCGATGGAAGGCATAATGGACATTCCGCGCGACGGAGATTATCTGTTCAAAATGATCGCTGGTGGCGGCGCATGGTTTTACCTGGACGGAAAACGGATCATCGATAATAAAGGGACTCGGGATTTTGAGCGTGCGTTTTATGCCAAACATCCGCTCAAAAAGGGAAAATACCCATTCAAAATCATTTACTCCAATTCGGACGAATGCCTCGTTTTGCATTATGAAGGTCCGCAAATTCCCTGGCAATCGCTTACCACACCGGCTTCCATGCGTGTGAGCGAGCGCTTTGAACCGCTTGAATATGAAGTCAAAAACAGGCCTGCCATGCAACGCGGATTCATGATGCATCGCAATGAAATCAATCCTTACACGGCCTCCGTCGGCATTCCGGCCTCGACTTCCGCAAAGGAAAAGAGCGGGAACAATTATGCGTACGATATGAAGCGTTATAATTTGCTGTCGGCGTGGCACGGACGGTTTATTGATGTTTCCAATTTGTGGACGGAACGCGGTGAAAAGCAACTCGAAATCCCACTCGGCGCCAAACTCGAACTGGCCCAAAAGCCCCTGCTGGCCAATCTATCATCTCCGAAAGCGCCATGGCCAGATTCAGCGCAAACAGCGGAAGGCGTTTTCACAAACCGTGGTTATAAGCTGACTAACAGTGGATTACCCATTTATTTTTATACACTTAATGGGACTACTGTTGAAGATCTGATCCGCGCAGCCATTGATAATGCAGGATTAACCAGAGAAATCAAAACGGTTTCAAAACCTGGTTCAAACGCCTATCTCTTGCTGGCGGAAGGAAGGGTGATCGAGCAGACAAATGGCGGCGGATATGCCGTGGATGATAAGAGCTACTATATAGAAAATCTGGAAACGGGAGGTGTGAAGCCGATTCTCCGCCTCGATAATGGCCGCCAGCAACTCATTCTGCCGGTTCAAAAAGATACACTTACGATTAAGTATAATATAATATGGTAA
- a CDS encoding DeoR/GlpR family DNA-binding transcription regulator — MLANQRRDKILELLKEDGSAKVIDLAKLFKVTEVTIRQDLDKLEKDGLVTKEHGGAFLKNVEDQVRNFSLANQEHLDKKEAIAAKCMEYIANGDTIILDSGSTTTEIAKKLRGSNRHLTVITNALNIALLLGAETGIEVIMTGGEFKPPTLSLTGQKAADFFKGLNVQKLFLATAGLSLKSGLTYPSISDLVVKKAMIDAADTTYLVADSTKVGKSAFASLGALSLIDYVITDAGIEEKHKQLFHDNEIELIIAG; from the coding sequence ATGCTCGCAAATCAGAGAAGGGACAAAATACTGGAATTGCTTAAAGAGGACGGCTCGGCGAAAGTGATTGACCTGGCCAAACTTTTCAAAGTAACCGAAGTGACGATCCGGCAGGATCTGGACAAGCTGGAAAAGGATGGGCTGGTCACCAAAGAACACGGCGGTGCTTTTTTGAAGAATGTAGAAGACCAGGTCCGCAACTTTTCACTGGCTAACCAGGAACATCTGGATAAAAAAGAAGCGATCGCGGCAAAGTGCATGGAATACATTGCCAATGGCGACACCATTATCCTTGATTCCGGCTCAACAACGACGGAAATAGCCAAAAAGCTGAGAGGCAGCAACCGGCATCTGACCGTGATTACCAATGCATTGAACATTGCATTGCTGCTCGGCGCAGAGACGGGGATAGAAGTGATCATGACAGGAGGCGAGTTCAAGCCGCCGACATTGTCGCTTACAGGGCAGAAGGCCGCAGATTTTTTCAAAGGGCTTAATGTGCAGAAGTTGTTTTTGGCCACGGCCGGCTTATCGCTGAAATCGGGCCTTACTTACCCCAGTATCAGTGATTTAGTAGTAAAAAAGGCTATGATCGACGCGGCTGACACAACTTACCTGGTAGCAGATTCCACCAAAGTAGGCAAAAGCGCTTTCGCAAGTTTAGGAGCCCTGTCCCTGATAGACTATGTAATCACCGACGCAGGAATCGAAGAAAAACACAAACAGCTTTTTCACGATAATGAAATCGAATTAATCATAGCTGGATAA
- a CDS encoding transketolase codes for MSEKELAQKSVEYRKKILKYIYQAKAGHTGGSLSCIDILNVLYNHTMQVDATDFTSPDRDRYIQSKGHTVEALYVVLASRGFFPETDLETLCQYQSHYIGHPTRKVHGVEQNTGALGHGLSLSVGTAIAGKLDKKDYRVFTVLGDGELPEGSNWEAALSAAHYKLDNLCAILDKNTLQISGPTADVLNTDPVDKKFEAFGWEVRHVDGHDIKQLTEAFDALPFAKGKPSLIIAHTVKGKGISFMENQLKWHHGVPDPKQYADAVQELDLYGETLASA; via the coding sequence ATGTCGGAAAAGGAGTTAGCGCAGAAATCGGTGGAGTACCGGAAGAAAATCCTCAAATACATTTACCAGGCCAAAGCCGGGCACACCGGCGGCAGCCTGTCGTGTATTGATATCCTGAATGTGCTTTACAACCACACGATGCAGGTGGACGCAACCGATTTCACTTCTCCCGACCGCGACCGGTACATTCAAAGCAAAGGGCACACGGTGGAAGCATTATATGTAGTGCTGGCTTCCCGGGGATTTTTTCCGGAAACCGATCTGGAAACGCTTTGTCAATATCAATCACATTACATCGGACATCCGACACGTAAAGTGCATGGTGTTGAACAGAATACGGGCGCATTGGGCCACGGTCTTTCGCTGAGTGTAGGCACTGCCATTGCGGGCAAACTGGATAAAAAAGATTACCGCGTTTTCACGGTTTTGGGAGACGGCGAACTGCCCGAAGGTTCAAACTGGGAGGCAGCATTGTCGGCGGCGCATTATAAGCTCGATAACCTGTGCGCGATTTTGGATAAAAATACATTGCAAATCTCGGGGCCGACGGCCGATGTCCTGAATACCGACCCGGTCGATAAAAAATTCGAGGCTTTTGGCTGGGAAGTGCGGCATGTGGACGGGCATGATATCAAACAATTGACAGAGGCATTTGATGCACTGCCTTTTGCGAAGGGCAAGCCCAGCCTCATTATTGCACATACGGTAAAGGGTAAGGGCATCAGTTTCATGGAAAATCAGCTCAAATGGCACCATGGCGTTCCAGACCCCAAGCAGTACGCAGATGCCGTCCAGGAACTCGATTTGTATGGAGAAACGCTGGCTTCGGCTTAA
- a CDS encoding DUF1593 domain-containing protein → MKLSRYIAISALMLGFSFAKAQPAAQKHRVLILTDIENEPDDTQSMVRFLTYSNHWDVEGLIATTSIHQQKRIAPEKIKQLINAYGKVRNNLLLHEKGFPETAYLLSVTKSSFPEFGLNAVGKGKDSEGSEWIIKVVDKKDDRPVWIPVWGGANCLAQALWKVKMTRSPEDLKKFVSKIRMYTISDQDDTGPWIRKNFPDLFYVGSPGYHAAGAYHSATWSGISGDKFHGRFAGANFTIVDNPWLDENVRNHGPLGAEYPFTKFLMEGDTPSFLGLINNGLNDPEHPEYGGWGGRYELYTPHTLKYFYEPETRPIYTDAMDEVKGADSLFHTSNKATLWRWREAFQHDFAARMDWTIKPYKEANHPPKAALKHANAIKAKTGEKVTLSAEGSEDPDGNELTYQWIYYPEPGSYNQKDPLGINNWQAKNTFFTAPKVEKPETIHIILAVTDKGVPALTRYQRVIVTVYPE, encoded by the coding sequence ATGAAGTTGTCAAGATACATTGCTATATCTGCCTTAATGCTTGGATTTTCATTCGCCAAAGCCCAGCCCGCTGCTCAAAAGCACAGGGTTTTGATTTTGACAGACATTGAAAATGAACCTGATGACACACAATCCATGGTGCGTTTTCTTACTTATTCCAATCACTGGGATGTAGAGGGTTTGATCGCGACGACTTCCATACATCAGCAAAAAAGGATCGCTCCTGAAAAAATCAAACAGTTGATAAACGCTTATGGCAAAGTCAGGAACAACCTGTTGCTGCACGAGAAAGGTTTTCCCGAAACAGCATATCTCCTCAGCGTTACCAAAAGCAGTTTTCCCGAATTTGGCCTGAATGCGGTGGGCAAAGGAAAAGACTCTGAGGGCTCGGAATGGATCATTAAAGTGGTTGATAAAAAAGATGACCGGCCGGTGTGGATTCCCGTTTGGGGCGGGGCCAATTGTCTTGCACAGGCGCTTTGGAAAGTAAAAATGACCCGCTCGCCGGAAGATCTTAAAAAGTTTGTCTCCAAAATCCGGATGTATACCATTTCGGACCAGGACGATACCGGGCCATGGATCCGTAAGAATTTTCCTGATCTATTCTACGTCGGCAGTCCAGGTTACCATGCCGCTGGCGCTTACCATTCTGCAACCTGGTCGGGCATTAGCGGTGATAAGTTTCACGGCCGGTTCGCTGGCGCCAATTTTACCATTGTAGACAATCCCTGGCTCGACGAAAACGTGCGGAACCACGGACCGCTGGGCGCAGAATATCCGTTCACAAAGTTCCTGATGGAAGGCGACACGCCCTCATTTTTAGGACTGATCAACAACGGTTTAAATGATCCCGAACATCCTGAATACGGAGGATGGGGCGGCCGGTATGAACTCTACACGCCGCATACGCTGAAATATTTTTATGAGCCCGAAACCCGCCCCATCTACACCGATGCCATGGACGAAGTGAAGGGCGCTGACAGCTTGTTTCACACCAGCAATAAGGCAACATTATGGAGATGGCGGGAAGCCTTTCAGCACGATTTTGCAGCGCGTATGGATTGGACGATCAAACCTTACAAAGAAGCAAATCATCCACCCAAAGCAGCATTGAAGCATGCAAACGCCATTAAAGCCAAAACCGGCGAGAAAGTAACATTAAGCGCCGAGGGTTCCGAGGACCCGGATGGAAACGAGCTTACTTACCAATGGATCTACTATCCGGAGCCCGGCTCCTATAACCAGAAAGACCCGCTGGGAATCAACAATTGGCAGGCTAAAAACACATTCTTTACGGCTCCTAAGGTTGAAAAACCGGAGACGATCCACATTATCCTGGCTGTAACGGACAAAGGCGTTCCGGCGCTGACGCGTTATCAGCGTG
- a CDS encoding L-fucose/L-arabinose isomerase family protein, which translates to MSEKESIGVIIGNRDFFPDRLVAEARVEIIDLLAKLKVNSIMLDTEDTKLGGVETFQDAQKCAALFRRHRDEIIGVLVVLPNFGDERGIAETLKLAELNVPVLVQGYPDDLDKLDVARRRDSWCGKISACNNLYQFGIKYTLTTKHVVHPSDPTFVKDLLDFTAVCRVTKGLRNVRIGAIGARPGGFNTVRYSEKILQRNGISVVTVDLSEILGNANKLTAQDASVQQRLQRIRDYASTGLTPNEALIQMAKLDVVLSDFMQENSLDATAIQCWTSVQKNYGCNVCTSMSIMSENMLPSGCEVDVTGTLSMYALQLASGSPSALVDWNNNYADDDNKCVLFHCGNWAKSFLPDIEISTAPILGTSVGEENTYGALSGRTPAMPLTFGRISTDDPRGVMKAYIGEGRLTDDTLKTFGNRAVAEIPNLQNLMQYICRNGFEHHVVMNASKTAGILKEALGNYMGWEVQLFDN; encoded by the coding sequence ATGAGCGAAAAAGAAAGTATCGGAGTGATCATAGGGAACAGGGATTTTTTTCCGGACAGGCTGGTCGCCGAGGCGCGTGTGGAAATTATTGACCTGCTGGCGAAATTGAAGGTCAACAGCATTATGCTCGATACCGAGGATACCAAACTCGGCGGCGTCGAAACGTTTCAGGACGCACAGAAATGTGCAGCATTGTTCCGGCGACACCGGGATGAAATCATTGGCGTACTCGTCGTTTTGCCCAATTTCGGTGACGAAAGAGGAATTGCAGAAACATTAAAACTGGCCGAACTCAATGTGCCGGTGCTGGTACAGGGCTATCCCGACGACCTGGATAAGCTCGATGTGGCCCGGCGACGGGACTCCTGGTGCGGAAAGATTTCTGCTTGTAACAATTTATACCAATTTGGCATCAAATATACGCTGACCACTAAGCATGTAGTGCATCCGTCCGATCCCACTTTTGTGAAGGACCTATTGGATTTTACGGCCGTTTGCCGTGTTACCAAAGGTTTGCGCAATGTTCGTATCGGCGCTATCGGCGCACGTCCCGGAGGATTCAACACCGTCCGTTACAGCGAGAAAATATTGCAAAGAAACGGTATTTCCGTTGTGACGGTCGACCTCTCGGAGATTTTGGGCAATGCCAACAAGCTCACCGCCCAGGATGCAAGCGTGCAGCAGCGTTTGCAGCGAATCCGCGATTATGCTTCCACGGGACTGACGCCCAATGAAGCGTTGATCCAGATGGCAAAGCTCGATGTGGTGCTGTCGGATTTTATGCAGGAAAATTCACTGGACGCAACGGCCATCCAGTGCTGGACTTCCGTGCAAAAGAATTATGGCTGCAACGTGTGTACGAGCATGAGCATAATGAGCGAAAATATGCTCCCGAGCGGCTGTGAAGTGGATGTAACCGGAACATTAAGCATGTACGCTTTGCAACTTGCATCCGGCTCGCCGAGCGCACTTGTGGATTGGAATAACAATTACGCAGATGACGATAACAAATGTGTCCTTTTCCACTGCGGAAACTGGGCGAAATCCTTCCTGCCCGACATTGAAATCAGCACCGCGCCGATTTTAGGAACGTCTGTGGGAGAGGAAAATACATATGGCGCATTGTCGGGGCGCACGCCTGCTATGCCGCTTACATTTGGCCGCATCAGCACGGACGATCCGCGCGGCGTGATGAAGGCATACATTGGTGAGGGCAGGCTAACGGATGATACATTAAAAACATTTGGTAACCGGGCCGTGGCCGAAATCCCAAACCTGCAAAATTTAATGCAATACATCTGTCGCAATGGTTTTGAACACCATGTGGTAATGAACGCATCCAAAACAGCGGGCATTCTCAAAGAAGCATTAGGCAATTATATGGGCTGGGAAGTGCAGCTTTTTGATAATTAG